One Desulfobulbus oligotrophicus DNA segment encodes these proteins:
- a CDS encoding YhdH/YhfP family quinone oxidoreductase — MNDKRYRALVAYEAADNTIQRRIEQKDIDSLPAGDVLIRVHYSSLNYKDALSASGNRGVTKQYPHTPGIDAAGIVVTSTDPAWQKGDPVICTGYDLGMNIAGGFGQYIRVPGSWLVRLPPGLTLLESMRLGTAGFTAAQCVWHLERNNITPDKGPVLVTGASGGVGTVAIVLLRAIGYKIIAVTGKPSEHAFLTGIGAHTVMSRKELLKDADKLLLPTRWHGVVDTVGGAFLAAAIKGTAFDGVVTCCGNASSSELALSVYPFILRGVHLIGVYSANCPMERRVRIWEKLAGEWKIDRLDTISRLVSLDHLEVEMKAMLAGKGKGRCVVDLGGAEDVS, encoded by the coding sequence ATGAATGATAAAAGGTATCGTGCACTTGTTGCCTATGAAGCTGCTGACAACACAATACAACGTCGGATCGAACAGAAAGATATAGACTCTCTGCCTGCAGGTGATGTTCTTATCCGGGTACACTACTCATCATTGAACTACAAGGATGCCCTCTCAGCCAGCGGTAATCGTGGTGTCACAAAACAATATCCACACACACCGGGTATTGATGCTGCAGGAATCGTCGTAACCTCAACTGATCCGGCATGGCAAAAGGGCGATCCGGTTATCTGTACGGGCTATGATTTGGGAATGAACATTGCCGGTGGTTTCGGCCAATACATACGGGTACCCGGCAGTTGGCTGGTTCGCCTCCCGCCCGGTCTCACACTACTGGAGAGTATGCGATTAGGAACAGCCGGATTCACCGCAGCGCAGTGTGTCTGGCATCTTGAACGAAACAACATCACTCCTGATAAAGGTCCAGTCCTGGTCACTGGTGCAAGCGGAGGCGTTGGAACTGTCGCTATTGTATTATTACGGGCCATTGGTTACAAAATTATCGCTGTAACTGGAAAACCCTCCGAGCACGCCTTTCTTACAGGCATTGGTGCCCATACTGTCATGAGTCGTAAAGAATTATTAAAAGATGCTGATAAGCTGCTGTTGCCGACACGCTGGCATGGGGTGGTTGATACTGTTGGCGGTGCTTTTCTTGCTGCAGCCATTAAGGGCACAGCCTTTGATGGCGTCGTAACCTGTTGTGGTAATGCGTCCTCCAGTGAGTTGGCGCTTTCAGTGTACCCGTTTATACTGCGGGGTGTTCATTTGATCGGTGTCTATTCAGCTAACTGCCCAATGGAAAGGCGAGTACGCATCTGGGAGAAATTAGCGGGAGAATGGAAAATTGACCGACTGGACACCATCAGTCGTCTGGTCAGTCTTGATCATCTTGAGGTTGAAATGAAGGCCATGCTTGCTGGAAAAGGGAAAGGACGCTGTGTCGTCGATTTAGGAGGAGCTGAGGATGTCTCTTGA
- a CDS encoding KpsF/GutQ family sugar-phosphate isomerase — MSLELAKEVIAIEAEGLLTVRDRLGHEFEVAVDIMMNCPSRVVVTGIGKSGIIGQKVAATLNSTGTSAIFLHPVEALHGDLGMVTSTDVVLALSYSGETAELNRLLGSLKERRIKIIALCGNIQSTLAQHAEVTLNVAVPREACSLGLAPTTSTTATLALGDALAVALLNRKQFRAEDFRRNHPGGSLGERLKVAVREVMLTGVQVPVITDDQSVSDAVFELNRKNLGAVMIQDAANKLVGIITDGDIRRTLSVHKNLQEVHLTEVMTKNPVAIGGSLMAADALSIMQQREITVLAVTSEQGCLEGILHLHNLLGKGEFRFLI; from the coding sequence ATGTCTCTTGAGTTGGCAAAAGAAGTGATTGCAATAGAAGCTGAGGGGCTTCTTACTGTTCGTGATCGACTTGGTCATGAATTTGAAGTGGCAGTTGATATTATGATGAACTGTCCAAGTAGAGTCGTGGTCACTGGAATTGGAAAATCGGGCATTATCGGTCAAAAGGTGGCGGCAACCCTTAACTCTACAGGAACGTCTGCGATATTCCTGCATCCGGTTGAGGCTCTGCATGGGGATTTAGGCATGGTGACGTCTACGGATGTTGTCCTTGCTCTTTCGTACTCAGGGGAAACAGCCGAACTTAATCGTTTGTTGGGTAGTCTGAAGGAGCGTCGGATTAAAATTATCGCTCTCTGCGGTAACATTCAGTCAACTCTTGCTCAGCATGCAGAGGTGACCTTGAATGTTGCTGTACCCCGTGAGGCCTGTTCCCTTGGTTTAGCACCAACAACTTCAACAACAGCAACCCTGGCTCTGGGTGATGCCCTGGCAGTTGCCCTGTTGAATCGGAAACAGTTTCGAGCCGAGGACTTTCGACGGAATCACCCTGGAGGCAGTTTGGGGGAACGGTTGAAAGTTGCAGTTCGGGAGGTGATGCTGACTGGAGTGCAGGTGCCGGTCATCACAGATGACCAATCAGTATCAGATGCGGTGTTTGAATTAAACAGAAAGAACCTGGGGGCGGTAATGATTCAGGATGCAGCAAACAAGCTGGTGGGAATCATTACGGATGGAGATATCCGGCGGACGCTCTCCGTTCACAAAAATCTGCAGGAAGTTCATCTGACAGAGGTGATGACAAAAAATCCGGTGGCCATCGGTGGCTCACTTATGGCTGCTGATGCATTGAGCATCATGCAGCAACGCGAAATCACCGTCTTGGCAGTCACATCTGAACAGGGCTGTCTGGAAGGTATTTTGCACCTGCATAACCTGCTGGGTAAAGGAGAATTTAGATTTTTGATTTAA
- a CDS encoding biotin--[acetyl-CoA-carboxylase] ligase, whose product MIHFQTHTDSTNRIAREMVAAGAPARTVVVAGSQSAGRGQYGRAFNSPPGGLYFSSIVEPPLPVIKIPLVTLATGVACRRVLHDSFDIQPMLKWPNDLFLSTKKVAGILCESISRQHRDPARVKVIVGVGLNVNSTIEQFDPEIRPLVTTLQEELGYPVDLKNLLHQILSAIDKSVKDLSVNHRTVLDEWQRYDMLLHKPVKYLIENEQIKGVGHGLTPEGYYRICDYAGQEHTVIGGQLRLVSPQ is encoded by the coding sequence ATGATCCATTTTCAGACGCACACTGACTCAACAAATCGAATAGCCAGAGAGATGGTCGCTGCTGGTGCTCCGGCCAGGACGGTGGTTGTCGCCGGCAGTCAGTCAGCTGGACGCGGTCAGTATGGCAGGGCCTTCAACTCACCTCCTGGGGGATTGTACTTCTCAAGTATAGTCGAGCCGCCCCTTCCTGTCATAAAGATACCCTTGGTTACACTTGCTACAGGAGTGGCTTGCCGTCGCGTCCTTCATGACAGTTTTGATATTCAGCCAATGCTTAAATGGCCGAACGATTTGTTTCTTTCTACAAAGAAGGTGGCAGGTATTCTATGTGAAAGTATCAGTAGGCAGCACCGCGATCCTGCAAGAGTTAAAGTCATTGTTGGTGTTGGCCTGAATGTAAACAGTACAATCGAACAATTTGATCCTGAGATCAGACCTTTAGTTACAACACTGCAAGAGGAGCTGGGCTATCCTGTTGATTTGAAGAATTTACTTCACCAAATCCTCTCTGCCATTGACAAAAGTGTGAAAGATCTTTCGGTAAATCATAGAACTGTTCTTGATGAGTGGCAGAGATATGATATGCTTCTGCATAAACCGGTGAAGTACCTCATAGAAAATGAGCAAATCAAAGGGGTCGGTCACGGGTTAACACCTGAGGGCTATTATCGGATCTGCGACTATGCCGGACAGGAACACACTGTTATCGGCGGTCAACTTCGGCTGGTCAGTCCCCAGTAG
- a CDS encoding dissimilatory sulfite reductase D family protein: MALSIEELKKAIIEKAKKSPKAQLYIKDFYACDPDTKPRDIKKVANALVTEGELMFWSSGSTTMYARPDRIQNEEK; the protein is encoded by the coding sequence ATGGCACTAAGCATAGAAGAGCTGAAAAAAGCCATCATTGAAAAGGCGAAGAAATCTCCCAAAGCGCAGCTGTACATTAAGGATTTCTACGCATGTGATCCTGATACCAAACCCAGAGACATCAAAAAAGTCGCCAATGCACTGGTCACCGAAGGTGAACTGATGTTCTGGTCATCCGGTTCGACGACCATGTATGCACGTCCAGACCGCATTCAGAACGAAGAAAAATAG